The following proteins are co-located in the Maridesulfovibrio sp. genome:
- the gyrB gene encoding DNA topoisomerase (ATP-hydrolyzing) subunit B codes for MAPNENYSAESITVLEGLAAVRKRPAMYIGSTDIRGLHHLVYEVVDNSIDEAMGGYCDKFKVTLHMDNSVTVSDNGRGIPVDIHPKKKKPALEIVMTVLHAGGKFDNDAYKVSGGLHGVGVSCVNALSEHLEATVRRGGKMYRQSYERGVPTGPLECIGDAVTTGTTIRFRPDEEIFETNQFDFSTLKKRFRELAYLNKGLNIEFVDERSNESASFRADGGIVSFVEDLNKGQTPVSEIIYAESETDNVITELAVQYNTSFKENTHTFANNIRTVEGGTHLAGFKGALTRAINTYIQNSDLPKKLKIKLSGDDVREGLTAVISVKLPDPQFEGQTKTKLGNSEMVGIVSGMVYDKLSSYFQENPKDAKAIVEKVVDAARARDAARKARDLVRRKGALSDHSLPGKLADCQSKDPSESELFIVEGDSAGGSAKQGRNPKHQAILPLRGKILNVEKTRFDKMLGNKEIRALITAMGIGIGQEEGEKDFDKLRYHKVVIMTDADVDGSHIRTLLLTFFFRQYEELIQRGHLYIAQPPLYRIAKGKYEKFIKDDSELYSLLIDRVAKDITIKTECGQEYHQESLIELLEDIRFIKSKISEAANMGISDALFAKLVSLDEKMTPEMFADNDPQSFISKMEEAGYKVFIEREDTETEGEARVYVVFENENGHRTRLAVEFFNSKLFRNTYDRNRKIVDECDGTDFKIARGESETELSGIFNLLDGVMEEAYKGINLQRYKGLGEMNPEQLWETTMDPEKRTMLQVTIEDATAANDIFEDLMGDNVEPRREFIEKNALAVQELDI; via the coding sequence ATGGCCCCTAACGAGAATTATAGCGCGGAATCGATTACCGTCCTTGAGGGACTTGCCGCGGTTAGAAAAAGACCTGCCATGTACATCGGTTCCACCGATATCAGAGGTTTGCACCACCTTGTTTACGAGGTGGTCGACAACTCCATCGATGAAGCCATGGGCGGCTACTGCGACAAGTTCAAGGTAACCCTGCATATGGATAACAGTGTAACCGTATCCGATAACGGCCGCGGTATTCCTGTTGATATCCATCCCAAAAAGAAAAAGCCTGCTCTTGAAATCGTTATGACCGTGCTTCATGCCGGTGGTAAGTTTGATAACGATGCCTACAAAGTGTCCGGCGGATTGCACGGTGTTGGTGTTTCATGCGTAAACGCCCTCTCTGAGCATCTTGAGGCTACAGTTCGACGCGGGGGTAAGATGTACCGTCAAAGTTACGAGAGAGGGGTTCCTACGGGTCCTCTGGAGTGCATCGGTGATGCCGTGACTACCGGTACAACCATCCGCTTCCGTCCTGACGAAGAGATTTTTGAAACCAACCAGTTTGATTTCAGCACCCTTAAAAAGCGTTTTCGCGAACTGGCCTACCTGAATAAAGGTCTGAATATCGAATTTGTTGATGAAAGGTCGAACGAAAGTGCCAGCTTCAGGGCTGACGGCGGTATTGTCTCTTTTGTCGAAGATTTGAATAAAGGTCAGACCCCTGTAAGTGAGATCATTTATGCCGAATCAGAAACCGACAATGTAATCACTGAACTGGCGGTGCAGTACAACACCTCCTTCAAGGAAAACACCCATACCTTTGCCAACAACATCCGTACTGTAGAGGGCGGAACACACCTGGCTGGTTTCAAGGGTGCCCTGACCCGTGCGATCAACACTTACATCCAGAACTCTGATCTGCCGAAAAAGCTTAAAATCAAGCTTTCCGGTGACGATGTTCGTGAAGGTCTTACCGCGGTCATCAGCGTTAAGCTTCCTGATCCGCAGTTCGAAGGGCAGACCAAGACCAAGCTCGGTAACTCCGAAATGGTCGGTATTGTCTCCGGTATGGTTTACGACAAGCTTTCTTCCTATTTTCAGGAGAATCCCAAGGACGCCAAAGCTATTGTTGAAAAGGTTGTTGATGCGGCACGTGCCAGGGATGCAGCGCGCAAGGCCCGTGACCTTGTCCGCCGCAAGGGTGCTCTTTCCGACCATTCCCTGCCGGGTAAGCTGGCCGACTGCCAGTCAAAGGATCCCAGCGAAAGTGAACTCTTTATCGTTGAGGGTGACTCCGCGGGCGGTTCTGCGAAACAGGGCCGTAACCCCAAGCATCAGGCTATCCTGCCCCTGCGCGGTAAGATTCTGAACGTAGAGAAGACCCGCTTTGATAAGATGCTCGGTAACAAGGAAATCCGGGCCCTGATCACTGCCATGGGTATCGGTATCGGTCAGGAAGAGGGTGAGAAAGATTTCGACAAGTTGCGTTACCATAAAGTCGTTATCATGACTGACGCGGATGTTGACGGATCCCACATTAGAACCCTGCTGTTGACTTTCTTCTTCCGTCAGTATGAAGAGCTTATTCAGCGCGGCCATCTCTATATTGCCCAGCCGCCGCTGTACCGTATTGCCAAGGGTAAATACGAAAAATTCATCAAGGATGATTCCGAACTCTACTCCCTGCTTATTGATAGGGTTGCTAAGGATATCACTATCAAAACCGAATGCGGTCAGGAATACCATCAGGAATCGCTGATCGAACTGCTTGAAGACATCCGTTTCATCAAAAGCAAAATCAGTGAAGCAGCCAACATGGGTATTTCTGATGCCCTGTTTGCTAAACTGGTCAGCCTTGATGAAAAGATGACTCCGGAAATGTTTGCGGACAATGATCCGCAGTCTTTTATCTCCAAGATGGAAGAAGCCGGCTACAAGGTCTTCATTGAGCGTGAGGATACTGAAACAGAAGGCGAAGCACGCGTTTATGTTGTTTTTGAAAACGAGAACGGGCATCGCACCAGATTGGCAGTTGAATTTTTCAACTCCAAGCTGTTCCGCAACACCTATGATCGCAACCGTAAAATCGTTGATGAGTGTGACGGTACCGACTTCAAGATTGCCCGCGGTGAAAGTGAAACCGAACTAAGTGGTATTTTCAACCTGCTCGACGGTGTTATGGAAGAAGCCTACAAAGGCATTAACCTTCAGCGCTATAAGGGTCTTGGTGAAATGAACCCCGAGCAGCTCTGGGAAACCACCATGGATCCCGAAAAGAGAACCATGCTGCAGGTAACCATTGAAGACGCAACCGCTGCCAACGACATCTTTGAAGATCTCATGGGTGACAACGTTGAGCCGCGCCGCGAATTTATTGAAAAGAACGCTCTCGCAGTTCAAGAGCTTGATATTTAA
- the dnaN gene encoding DNA polymerase III subunit beta — protein sequence MYLKVNRDEVIEGLQKSASIIPAKTGAAYLRTIWLKSDDGNLRIMSTDSNLEFCGTYPAEIMEEGLAGVQGRAFYDLVRKLPSGELTIKNDADGSSILVEQGSRKYKLPVNDPTWFQKFSSFPAEGAVFWSGDFLLELIERIAFCISDEDSMEAIACMNIVPAADENGKYVEVCGLNGHQFARLKFINDDIHSILPEEGILIQKKYLVELKKWLTEDEIELSLSEKRLFFKTADGKETFSLPLSYYQYPNYKNFLSKLNDDDVSSMKVEKSELSMALDRISIFNTDSNRCASFLFNPGELVLFSQGQEVGTATESMEIEFSGEMERIAFPTKNLIEILGHFQSDKINFTLTGAEAPCGVTGGDDNEYLVIVMPMKVQEETYYSEEDV from the coding sequence ATGTATTTAAAGGTGAATAGGGATGAAGTGATCGAAGGATTGCAGAAGTCTGCCAGCATCATTCCCGCCAAAACAGGAGCTGCATATCTGCGCACCATCTGGCTGAAAAGTGATGATGGAAACCTGCGCATCATGTCCACAGATTCCAATCTGGAATTCTGCGGAACATATCCAGCCGAGATTATGGAAGAGGGACTTGCGGGAGTACAGGGACGTGCTTTCTATGATCTGGTCCGTAAACTGCCTTCCGGTGAACTGACCATCAAGAATGATGCTGACGGTTCTTCCATTCTGGTTGAGCAGGGTTCCAGAAAATACAAGCTTCCTGTGAATGATCCCACCTGGTTTCAGAAATTCTCCTCTTTCCCTGCAGAAGGCGCCGTATTCTGGTCCGGTGATTTCCTCCTTGAGCTCATTGAAAGAATCGCCTTCTGCATCAGTGATGAGGACAGTATGGAAGCCATTGCTTGCATGAACATTGTACCTGCTGCTGATGAGAATGGTAAGTATGTGGAAGTCTGCGGCCTGAACGGACATCAGTTCGCACGCCTTAAATTCATCAATGATGATATCCATTCAATTCTTCCTGAAGAGGGAATCCTCATTCAGAAGAAATATCTGGTTGAACTGAAAAAATGGCTCACCGAAGATGAGATTGAACTCAGCCTCAGTGAAAAGCGTCTTTTCTTTAAGACCGCAGACGGCAAGGAAACTTTCAGCCTGCCGCTGAGCTACTACCAGTATCCGAACTACAAGAATTTTCTGTCCAAGCTCAATGATGACGATGTTTCGAGCATGAAAGTGGAAAAATCCGAACTGTCCATGGCTCTGGACCGTATCTCCATTTTCAACACCGATTCCAACCGTTGTGCTTCCTTCCTGTTCAACCCCGGCGAGTTGGTGCTCTTCTCACAGGGGCAGGAAGTCGGTACTGCAACCGAATCCATGGAAATTGAATTTTCCGGCGAAATGGAACGCATTGCTTTCCCCACCAAGAACCTCATTGAGATTCTTGGGCACTTCCAGTCCGACAAAATCAACTTCACCCTGACCGGAGCCGAAGCGCCCTGTGGCGTTACCGGTGGTGATGACAACGAATATCTCGTTATTGTCATGCCCATGAAGGTTCAGGAAGAGACTTACTACAGCGAGGAAGACGTTTAA
- a CDS encoding DnaA ATPase domain-containing protein: MKEALRNHLLNSCSDSELARWFDPINIDISEKDGEVVVTFPHSFFGQWFKSSMQDRFEEQLGQFLGSGFSISYSNNGSNHTSVQEQPVSVKKIDFPFGHNFTFENFLIGKKNYFPLASAKEVARVENVSFNPFVICGKSGSGKSHLLKAIANEVCKKVDREKVFLGNVDDVQNIYSVRFGGDVMRARNYFFDFEYFFLDDLRQIKKYEHLQQELISIFNNFYEHGKQMVFSCTDKLASYYFLNKNLKSRLEWGLIVTLKRPDLEIRAKYVQKQCKLKKLPLSKDQILTLSQRFQDFRYLQGIIIKLSAFRELVRKNMDDRDFEHILSNTEEKADETLTPEYVIESVASHFNLKPSDLTGSKRHKMTAYARQVAMYLCRELLGISYPALGRTFGGKDHSTVLYSVKKIQELQRDDRVLKRLLIDLKNKCLLRVSN, translated from the coding sequence GTGAAAGAAGCACTGCGAAACCATCTTTTAAATTCATGCTCTGATTCCGAGCTGGCACGCTGGTTTGACCCCATAAATATCGACATCTCCGAAAAAGATGGGGAAGTTGTTGTCACATTCCCACACTCTTTTTTCGGGCAATGGTTCAAATCAAGCATGCAGGACCGTTTCGAGGAACAGCTGGGCCAATTTCTGGGCAGCGGATTCTCTATATCTTACTCAAATAACGGTTCAAATCACACATCGGTTCAAGAGCAGCCTGTCAGCGTAAAGAAAATAGACTTCCCATTCGGGCATAACTTCACCTTTGAAAACTTCCTGATCGGCAAGAAGAACTACTTCCCTCTTGCCTCAGCCAAGGAGGTTGCCCGTGTTGAGAATGTCTCGTTCAATCCCTTTGTTATCTGCGGCAAAAGCGGTTCAGGGAAATCACATCTCTTAAAAGCCATTGCCAATGAAGTCTGCAAAAAAGTGGATCGGGAAAAAGTATTCCTCGGCAACGTTGATGACGTGCAGAATATTTACTCTGTACGCTTCGGCGGTGACGTCATGCGTGCGAGGAATTATTTCTTTGATTTCGAATACTTTTTCCTCGACGACCTAAGGCAGATCAAAAAATACGAACATCTGCAGCAGGAACTCATCTCCATTTTCAATAACTTTTATGAACATGGAAAACAGATGGTCTTCAGCTGTACGGATAAACTGGCTTCCTACTATTTTTTGAACAAGAACCTTAAATCAAGGCTCGAATGGGGGCTTATTGTCACCCTGAAAAGACCGGACCTTGAAATCAGGGCCAAGTATGTTCAGAAGCAGTGCAAATTAAAGAAACTGCCTCTGAGCAAGGATCAGATCCTTACTCTTTCCCAAAGATTTCAGGACTTCAGATACCTTCAGGGTATCATCATCAAACTTTCAGCATTCCGTGAACTTGTGCGCAAGAACATGGATGACCGGGATTTTGAACACATTCTCAGCAACACGGAAGAAAAGGCTGACGAGACCCTCACCCCTGAATACGTGATTGAGTCCGTGGCCTCTCATTTCAACCTCAAACCATCCGACCTTACAGGGAGCAAAAGGCACAAGATGACTGCCTACGCCAGACAGGTAGCTATGTACCTTTGCAGAGAACTTTTAGGTATTTCATACCCGGCCCTGGGACGGACATTTGGAGGAAAAGATCACTCGACTGTTCTTTATTCGGTAAAAAAAATACAAGAATTACAAAGAGATGATAGAGTTTTGAAAAGACTGTTGATAGACTTGAAGAATAAGTGTCTTTTGCGTGTCTCAAACTGA
- a CDS encoding homocysteine biosynthesis protein: protein MATTFEVNKTISEINERIKKGKAVVVNAEEMVEIVRSKGKVEAAKEIDVVTTGTFSPMCSSGMFFNIGQVPPLMKTSEVWLNNVPCYAGLAAVDSYIGVTEPSEDDPLNKVHPGRFAYGGGHVIEDLIAGKTVRLKAKAYGTDCYPRREIEKDVSLKDLKDVTILNPRNCYQNYNAAVNMTSRTVYTYMGPLKPNQRNVNFATAGQLSPLFNDPYLKTIGMGTRIFLAGAKGYVIGAGTQHVKSPQRNERGIPLTPSGTLMLKSSNVTKMDSRYFRGLSFPGYGCTASIGVGIPIPILNEEMAWYTGVSDEDIQMPVKDYGYDYPNGVANILAHVTMKELKSGSINLNGKDIPTVPLTSHSISLEIADKLKDWIQKGEFLLSEPVEEIESE, encoded by the coding sequence ATGGCCACCACCTTTGAAGTCAATAAGACAATCAGTGAAATCAACGAACGAATCAAGAAAGGTAAGGCTGTAGTCGTCAATGCTGAAGAAATGGTCGAAATCGTCCGTTCTAAAGGCAAGGTTGAAGCAGCCAAAGAGATAGATGTAGTTACCACCGGGACTTTCTCTCCCATGTGCTCTTCCGGCATGTTTTTCAACATCGGACAGGTTCCGCCTCTTATGAAGACTTCCGAGGTATGGCTGAACAATGTTCCCTGTTATGCCGGATTGGCCGCTGTAGACTCCTATATAGGCGTCACAGAGCCTTCTGAGGATGATCCCTTGAACAAGGTTCATCCCGGACGCTTTGCTTACGGAGGAGGGCATGTAATCGAAGATCTCATCGCCGGTAAAACAGTTCGTCTCAAAGCCAAGGCTTACGGTACCGACTGCTACCCCCGCCGTGAGATTGAAAAAGACGTATCCCTCAAGGATCTAAAGGATGTAACCATCCTTAACCCGCGCAACTGTTACCAGAACTACAATGCCGCGGTTAACATGACCAGCAGGACCGTCTATACTTACATGGGACCGCTTAAGCCCAACCAGCGCAATGTTAACTTTGCCACTGCAGGGCAACTTTCCCCGCTTTTCAATGATCCCTACCTGAAGACTATCGGTATGGGCACACGTATTTTCCTTGCCGGCGCTAAAGGTTATGTTATCGGAGCCGGAACCCAGCATGTAAAGAGTCCGCAGCGTAACGAGCGCGGTATCCCGCTGACTCCGTCCGGCACACTTATGCTCAAATCCAGCAATGTAACCAAAATGGATTCACGTTATTTCCGCGGGCTGAGTTTTCCCGGTTACGGCTGTACTGCCTCCATCGGTGTAGGTATTCCCATTCCCATCCTCAACGAGGAAATGGCCTGGTATACCGGCGTCTCCGATGAAGATATCCAGATGCCCGTAAAGGACTACGGTTACGATTACCCCAACGGTGTAGCCAACATCCTTGCCCACGTAACCATGAAAGAACTCAAGTCCGGTTCAATCAACCTGAACGGCAAGGATATCCCCACCGTTCCGTTGACCAGTCATTCCATCTCCCTTGAGATCGCAGATAAGCTTAAAGACTGGATCCAGAAAGGAGAATTCCTGCTGTCTGAACCAGTAGAAGAAATTGAGTCTGAATAA
- a CDS encoding DMT family transporter yields the protein MNTKSFKADILLLITAVIWGAAFVAQRVGMDYMGPLTFNAVRFALGAAALLPLIQRMDREKKKDGIYQEVDKGSFIKGSLIAGGALFMGATFQQWGLVYTTAGNAGFITGLYVVFVPIMGLFFKQKTGLPTWIGAVLAVIGMYLLSVNDSFHIEMGDLLVLICAVFFAGHVVVISLLASKVDPVKFAAGQFVACSVFSFIGAFAFETMTFAGIWAGIVPILYGGLMSVGVAYTLQVVAQQEAKPAHAAIILSLESVFAALAGWLLLGELLTTQGLIGCGLMLCGMLLSQIKS from the coding sequence ATGAACACTAAAAGTTTTAAAGCTGATATTTTACTGCTGATCACCGCCGTTATCTGGGGTGCTGCATTTGTGGCCCAGCGGGTGGGGATGGATTACATGGGGCCGCTTACTTTCAATGCGGTTCGTTTTGCTCTTGGCGCCGCAGCGCTGCTTCCGTTAATTCAGCGTATGGACCGCGAAAAGAAGAAGGACGGTATTTATCAGGAAGTAGATAAGGGAAGTTTCATCAAGGGCAGTTTAATTGCCGGTGGGGCTCTTTTTATGGGGGCTACTTTCCAGCAGTGGGGACTTGTTTATACAACAGCCGGAAATGCAGGATTTATTACTGGTTTATACGTTGTTTTTGTTCCCATAATGGGGCTGTTTTTTAAGCAGAAAACGGGCTTGCCTACTTGGATAGGTGCAGTGCTGGCTGTTATCGGTATGTATCTGCTTTCAGTTAACGATAGTTTTCATATTGAAATGGGCGATTTGCTGGTTCTTATCTGCGCGGTCTTTTTTGCAGGACATGTAGTGGTTATTTCACTGCTGGCCAGCAAGGTAGATCCTGTAAAGTTTGCCGCCGGTCAGTTCGTAGCCTGCTCAGTATTCAGTTTTATAGGTGCCTTCGCTTTTGAGACCATGACCTTTGCCGGAATCTGGGCCGGAATTGTGCCCATTCTTTACGGTGGACTGATGTCTGTCGGGGTAGCCTATACTTTGCAGGTTGTTGCGCAACAGGAAGCAAAGCCTGCTCATGCAGCAATTATCCTCAGCCTTGAGTCAGTATTTGCGGCACTTGCCGGATGGCTGCTGCTTGGAGAATTATTGACTACACAAGGGTTGATAGGGTGCGGATTGATGCTTTGCGGTATGTTGCTGTCGCAGATTAAATCTTAA
- a CDS encoding DUF4276 family protein gives MHFDILVEDQSGKIALDILLPKIIKSPHSYTIISYKGIGKIPTNLKASSDPSKRILLTQLPALLRGYGKTYASYPKNYPAAVIIVCDLDDKSKKDFLKQLTDILESCSPKPTTRFCFAIEEGEAWFLGDISAVNTAYPDAKENILNSYKNDSICGTWETLADAIYHGGSQKLKSLKFYEIGAEKCAWAKNITPHMDVNNNQSPSFNFFKNSLINLIES, from the coding sequence ATGCACTTTGATATTCTAGTTGAAGACCAGTCTGGAAAAATAGCTCTAGATATACTACTACCTAAAATAATAAAAAGTCCCCACTCTTATACTATCATTTCATATAAGGGAATTGGAAAAATACCCACAAATCTTAAGGCTTCAAGCGACCCATCGAAACGTATTCTATTAACGCAATTGCCAGCACTACTTCGAGGATATGGAAAAACTTATGCTTCTTATCCCAAAAATTACCCGGCAGCTGTAATAATAGTCTGTGACCTTGATGATAAAAGCAAAAAAGATTTTCTTAAACAATTAACAGATATTCTTGAAAGCTGTTCACCAAAACCAACTACACGATTTTGCTTCGCCATAGAAGAGGGAGAAGCATGGTTTCTTGGTGATATTTCTGCTGTAAATACAGCTTACCCAGATGCAAAAGAAAACATTTTAAACTCATATAAAAATGACTCAATATGCGGTACATGGGAAACATTAGCCGATGCAATTTACCACGGAGGTTCTCAAAAATTAAAATCATTAAAATTCTACGAAATTGGTGCTGAAAAATGTGCTTGGGCAAAAAATATAACTCCCCATATGGATGTAAACAATAATCAATCGCCAAGCTTTAATTTTTTCAAGAACAGCCTTATCAATTTGATTGAATCTTAA
- a CDS encoding AAA family ATPase, whose product MAKIEGIRIQNFGTLKDITLGKLWNTQKVPPLTPLTTVIGKNGAGKSTLFDAFGFLADCLKHGVEEACDLKKRGGFKRLRSQGEKGPISFEIYYKQDGNARPITYELSINIDSSDRPYVEKERLRQRRKGASTGWPFSFLILKNGKGVAWKGEDRLLKIDESKEEFDLYEFMNDISSSINHEESADTELVELSDKRRLGITSLGALKQHPRISAFREFIEGWYLSYFNPNDARSLPLAGPQKHLNSTGDNLGNVVQFMRRDHPKKFDKILDRISKKIPGIDKITTNESPDGRLLLQFNDRGFNDPFYSQQMSDGTLKTFAYLLLLEDPSPPPFICIEEPENGLYHKLLEILALEFRTHATGRKGGSQIFITTHQPYFVDALTPEEVWIVEKGEDGFSTISRASDNNLVANMVAEGLPLGGLWYSDYFDKRMPDAL is encoded by the coding sequence ATGGCAAAAATCGAAGGGATCAGAATTCAAAATTTCGGCACCTTGAAAGATATAACCTTAGGAAAACTTTGGAACACACAAAAAGTTCCTCCTTTAACACCCTTAACTACAGTTATCGGTAAAAATGGAGCTGGCAAAAGTACACTTTTTGATGCTTTTGGATTTTTAGCTGACTGCCTAAAACACGGTGTTGAGGAGGCTTGTGATCTCAAAAAACGTGGTGGATTTAAACGCTTAAGGTCGCAAGGTGAAAAGGGACCTATTTCATTCGAAATTTATTACAAACAAGATGGAAATGCCAGACCAATTACTTATGAACTTTCGATAAATATTGATTCCTCAGATAGACCATACGTAGAAAAAGAACGACTTAGACAACGGAGAAAAGGGGCTAGTACAGGCTGGCCTTTTTCATTTCTTATTTTAAAAAACGGGAAAGGTGTAGCTTGGAAGGGAGAAGATAGACTCCTTAAAATTGATGAAAGTAAAGAAGAATTCGACCTATATGAATTCATGAACGATATATCTTCTTCAATTAACCACGAAGAAAGTGCCGACACAGAACTAGTTGAACTATCTGATAAGAGAAGATTAGGTATTACATCCCTTGGAGCTTTAAAACAGCACCCAAGAATTTCTGCTTTCCGAGAATTTATAGAAGGATGGTATCTAAGTTACTTCAACCCAAACGACGCAAGAAGCCTTCCTCTGGCTGGGCCACAAAAACACTTAAACAGTACAGGTGATAACTTAGGAAATGTGGTCCAATTTATGAGACGCGATCACCCAAAAAAATTTGATAAAATTCTTGATCGTATTTCAAAAAAAATACCTGGAATTGACAAAATTACAACGAACGAAAGTCCTGATGGACGTCTTCTGTTACAGTTTAATGATCGTGGTTTTAATGATCCTTTTTACTCACAACAAATGTCAGACGGAACGTTAAAAACTTTTGCATATTTATTATTATTAGAAGACCCATCCCCACCACCATTTATATGTATCGAAGAACCTGAAAACGGTCTATACCACAAACTTTTAGAAATACTTGCACTTGAATTCAGAACGCATGCAACAGGTAGAAAAGGTGGATCACAAATATTTATAACCACTCATCAACCATACTTTGTAGATGCCTTGACCCCCGAAGAAGTATGGATCGTAGAAAAAGGTGAAGATGGTTTTTCAACTATAAGTAGAGCAAGTGATAATAATTTAGTTGCAAACATGGTTGCAGAAGGACTTCCGCTTGGAGGACTATGGTATAGTGATTATTTTGACAAAAGGATGCCTGATGCACTTTGA
- a CDS encoding NAD(P)/FAD-dependent oxidoreductase: MSGKFDVIIAGAGPTGSTAATILAGKGFKVALIDKAEFPRKKLCGGLLTYKSTEILNKIFDCDIDCLREQGIINFESPEYSINYRDYNIRDAESSIPFRFVDRVDFDYFLLQKAANAGAQIFTGDEIKECNYQDAEIKTASNRIFKGKYLLGADGVHSTIRRSVPYNKKKWRDDMAATIEIIFDEKDFPRKVTKPELYIGHLRAGYIWVFPAKGKVVTGIGALTRCTTDFKKTYMNFLRSQGIVDPEFLHMQGYPLPYGNFMKNPCFGRTLLAGDAAGLVEPLFGEGIFYALQTGRYAAESIARGITENKAPDQFYLERLEKYVFPELRYSNRLRWTLFYSQPLLKHMSFKMMFKSMPRILADMVHGVRSYKFLLKKEWD; the protein is encoded by the coding sequence GTGTCCGGTAAATTCGATGTCATAATTGCAGGGGCAGGTCCCACAGGCTCTACAGCCGCAACCATCCTTGCTGGTAAAGGTTTTAAAGTAGCACTGATAGATAAGGCCGAATTCCCCAGAAAAAAACTCTGCGGCGGGCTTCTTACCTACAAATCTACTGAAATATTAAATAAAATTTTCGACTGTGATATAGATTGCCTCAGAGAACAAGGTATCATCAACTTTGAATCGCCCGAATATTCCATCAATTACCGCGACTACAACATCCGTGATGCTGAATCATCCATACCCTTCCGCTTTGTGGACCGGGTGGATTTTGATTACTTCCTTCTGCAAAAAGCCGCAAATGCCGGAGCGCAGATATTTACCGGCGATGAAATTAAAGAATGCAATTATCAGGATGCAGAAATAAAAACCGCATCAAACCGTATTTTCAAAGGAAAATACCTGCTCGGTGCAGACGGAGTTCATTCCACCATCCGCCGTTCAGTTCCTTACAATAAGAAAAAATGGCGTGATGACATGGCGGCAACCATTGAAATTATTTTCGATGAAAAGGATTTCCCGCGCAAAGTGACCAAGCCGGAACTCTATATCGGACATCTTAGGGCTGGATATATCTGGGTTTTCCCGGCTAAAGGAAAAGTAGTAACCGGCATTGGGGCACTGACTAGATGCACCACTGACTTTAAGAAAACCTACATGAATTTCCTGCGTTCTCAAGGCATTGTGGATCCGGAATTCTTACACATGCAGGGCTACCCGCTCCCTTACGGAAACTTCATGAAAAATCCCTGCTTCGGGCGCACACTCCTTGCAGGAGATGCAGCCGGACTGGTAGAGCCGCTCTTTGGTGAAGGTATCTTCTATGCTCTGCAGACCGGACGCTATGCAGCGGAATCCATTGCCCGCGGAATCACTGAAAACAAAGCACCGGACCAGTTTTATCTTGAACGTCTTGAAAAATACGTATTCCCCGAACTGCGCTACTCCAACCGCTTACGCTGGACATTGTTCTACTCCCAGCCGCTTTTGAAGCATATGTCATTCAAAATGATGTTCAAGTCCATGCCCAGAATACTGGCCGACATGGTTCACGGTGTGCGGTCGTATAAATTTTTATTGAAAAAAGAATGGGATTGA
- a CDS encoding HAD family hydrolase — translation MKKIEAIIFDFDGTLAELTIDFDEMKKRLKALGSAFLDPLPEKDFPALEWVDFIADCLAEEDPDLGKEFHTRCRFLIISMEVEAARNGKLFPFTCDILNGLRNSGIKTGIITRNTASAVRELVPEINKLSGCFLSREDVQNVKPHPEHLFKALEVIGVPVENALMVGDHPMDIETGKRAGAMTAGVSTGRMSVEELQQAEPDFVAANCAELIQILEKEGLVVNNL, via the coding sequence ATGAAAAAAATAGAAGCAATAATATTTGATTTCGACGGAACACTGGCCGAATTGACCATTGATTTTGATGAGATGAAGAAGCGTCTCAAGGCCTTAGGCAGTGCATTTCTAGATCCTCTGCCGGAGAAGGATTTTCCTGCTCTTGAATGGGTTGATTTTATAGCTGATTGCCTTGCTGAAGAAGATCCTGATCTTGGCAAGGAATTTCACACCCGTTGTCGTTTTTTGATCATCAGTATGGAAGTGGAAGCAGCCCGCAATGGAAAGCTGTTCCCCTTTACCTGCGACATTCTGAACGGTCTCCGTAATTCAGGCATCAAGACCGGAATAATTACCCGCAATACTGCTTCGGCGGTTCGGGAATTGGTCCCGGAAATTAATAAACTTTCAGGATGTTTCCTCTCTCGTGAAGATGTTCAAAACGTAAAACCACACCCGGAGCATCTGTTCAAGGCCCTTGAGGTGATTGGGGTGCCAGTGGAGAACGCATTAATGGTCGGTGATCATCCTATGGATATTGAAACCGGCAAGCGAGCAGGGGCCATGACCGCCGGAGTGTCAACAGGGCGTATGTCCGTGGAAGAACTTCAGCAAGCGGAACCTGATTTCGTAGCGGCAAATTGTGCAGAACTAATACAAATTCTTGAAAAAGAAGGATTAGTTGTAAACAATTTGTAG